One stretch of Gadus chalcogrammus isolate NIFS_2021 chromosome 14, NIFS_Gcha_1.0, whole genome shotgun sequence DNA includes these proteins:
- the tp53bp1 gene encoding TP53-binding protein 1, with the protein MDPGGRELESSLPLHENPCLIVEDSQPDGVALEDDPESSYRALLSRRLSHLQPAAHSPVLELIASPAGSRCSQTTDSQSEVAPSNCGPALEEESQVINICPLPNKAKCPSVDVNMDSGADSTTHCPQPEEGQSQFAGLELSESQGPGAGGRDSQQQDKEAVLSQTEQERHSQQGDQKISTGGSADQDLKSARSEVSSSSSSEPCGQTDRALRAQALLHSQGRSVTGSHGDDEILSSQEDMFDAEKTGIAVDSTVADNQTHPTLTPAHTLGLLHFSGQGTLVQETLSQNSTDCVAPTPEHFSQAPLIVPNSPTNPECNMDADEPMDTSQPPEDQSMEREGGPSQIAAFSKPLPKASTPLSQNSPSFVLDRTLSMPSQPEFSHDVFAPTPSPEGGGCSGVAASQEPQGAAKAAPPSPSLPRDKPPPAPEPPAFTLALQLTVNTQSAVDQPPPPPPPPEEEEEEEEDSQATQIEEPLCVDESQSVRCSQRSDHGAAASSQRNAAAVAAAAGPDVAPAGSQRRSLDRAAGEDDSRPSQKSDAPARAAVGSVDVAEGGGGTKEESGPRPRPTADSGAAAERPLNAAPCTVSAQPALPQAADGVNVAKGPGNAAEPKAAAAVKTPPLPSSRQDGAPCNNRQNNRETLSGGGEEEEEEEEEEESMEEEEVTIGRDGSALGLALSQSQLPSPEPMEEEEEEEESRGGKDEGVTAGLQKLSERHSQASQQSKSAGSQPACSKVSTNGHRVHPQTNDSQVTPDRLSQKDRAGPEADGPKEKSLSDSSGEIPFNFTLPKEGDLIGPAVVATPPLVNQLKQTPRHSTPIEINSFSEKPPAVGDVSAGTSDIVAEESGEEGPEKEGGKLSLRMRLVTPVEEGSSERFSLQKPSLSEEDASVVKVTTVAKAVTSSSVFSRVRQVHRQVGATEEEARFTTTTTTTTPSTRSDIHTSPLRSSQSSSLGCNSLPNSQSEPSSCPSQEALADPLARADTDPKAGGVAAGVEGPGHTPGPSTPHRPGAALRTAGTPQSRFDNAAFRTPSSKRTISQQTSFDGPLLRSPTGRPYAESPPFQRAAAPSHRRHVRTTQEVRTTVTRIITDVYYEDGKEVDRKVTEENEEPVVDCQVLDSDLSPCRTASSMTSGDLGDVSSLSSKLSGGTTGSGGTFAMPPSRGGRASSPRRGGGPRPRGQRGQRAGSAAQRDRGEGPPLAPALVPLPSRGRARRGRPPSRSSLTRGAAWSAMQRVPGAGPPGQHQLSSSEEEPPPAFARVRLPVSPPDAAPPSLSDSLRSSPEQAGSAGSSSSFVGLRVVAKWSSNAYFYPGRITKDAGEGRFGLRFDDGYECEVSGGDILLCDPVPAGTEVTALLEEEYFSVGVVKGHKTEGQELYYSVEREGQSQWHSRSSVILSLEQGNRLREQHSLGPYEPASPLAKASDISLDNLVEGKRRRRGGAGGQGTPTAISSGNPHTPGPSGKRKLMSSTEERTPAKRGRRGGGGGRAAQRPGVCNTSGSGTDLPAGSGDMEGTHGPLPQNASLFLGFAFMLTASSETDRLTNKLAGNDDEEYVQTAPYNKGYTESQLQAGGGFVLLDFNEEQCKAAYQSLLIADQHCRTRKYLLCVASGVPCVSHIWVRDCCKDNKLLNYRNYLLPAGVGPDEQIVEWHPRCKPFEALKVLLVFGESEELWVQLLTLSGALTVRHYQAEKDGSDIPAGKFDVVVTDGDCPLPVEKSAASQKLPLVSAEWLIQSLICGERLGYRGKPQYQHDYSSSTTTTLSSSTSS; encoded by the exons ATGGATCCTGGCGGAAGAGAACTGGAATCAAGTTTACCTCTGCACGAGAACCCGTGCCTGATCGTGGAAGACTCCCAGCCGGACGGTGTTGCCCTAGAGGACGACCCAGAAAGCAGCTACCGTGCTCTGCTGTCCCGCAGACTGTCCCACCTGCAGCCCGCTGCCCACAGTCCTGTTCTG GAACTGATCGCTTCACCGGCAGGAAGCAGATGCTCTCAGACAaccgacagccaatcagaggtagCCCCGAGCAATTGTGGTCCAGCCCTCGAAGAGGAGAGTCAAGTCATTAACATCTGCCCTCTTCCAAACAAGGCAAA GTGTCCGTCAGTGGACGTCAAcatggactctggggctgattccaccacacactgccctcagCCCGAAG agGGGCAGTCTCAGTTTGCTGGTCTGGAGCTCTCTGAGAGCCAGGGCCCGGGAGCtggggggagagacagtcagcAGCAGGACAAGGAGGCGGTCCTTTCTCAGACAGAGCAGGAGAGGCACAGCCAGCAAG GGGACCAAAAGATAAGCACGGGGGGTTCGGCAGATCAAGACCTCAAATCAGCACG GTCGGAGGTGAGCTCCAGCAGCTCATCGGAGCCCTGTGGACAGACGGACCGAGCGCTGAGAGCCCAGGCTCTGCTCCACTCCCAGGGCCGCTCGGTTACTGGTTCCCATGGCGACGATGAGATCCTGTCGTCGCAAGAGGACATGTTTGATGCTGAGAAGACGG GGATCGCGGTGGACAGCACCGTGGCGGACAACCAGACGCATCCCACCCTGACGCCCGCCCACACTCTGGGGCTGTTGCATTTCTCTGGCCAGGGCACCCTGGTGCAGGAGACCTTGTCCCA GAACTCCACGGACTGCGTCGCGCCCACGCCGGAGCACTTCAGCCAAGCTCCTCTCATCGTCCCCAACTccccgaccaacccagagtgcAACATGG ATGCAGACGAGCCAATGGATACGTCTCAGCCTCCAGAGGACCAATcgatggagagggagggcgggcCCTCGCAGATAGCAGCCTTCTCCAAGCCACTGCCCAAAGCCTCCACGCCTCTGTCCCAGAATTCCCCCAGTTTTGTTTTGGATAGGACCCTGTCGATGCCGTCCCAGCCGGAATTCTCTCAC GATGTGTTCGCCCCTACGCCCAGTCCGGAGGGCGGGGGCTGCTCCGGCGTCGCGGCGTCTCAGGAACCTCAAGGCGCCGCCAAGGCcgcccctccgtccccctctctgccccgcGACaagccccccccggccccggagCCGCCCGCCTTCACGCTGGCCCTGCAGCTCACGGTGAACACGCAGAGTGCCGTGgaccagccgccgccgccgccgccgccgccagaggaggaggaggaggaggaggaggacagccagGCCACGCAGATCGAGGAGCCGCTCTGCGTGGACGAGTCCCAGTCCGTCCGCTGCAGTCAGAGAAGCGACCACGGCGCCGCTGCGTCCTCCCAGCGCAACGCtgccgccgtcgccgccgccgccggtccCGACGTCGCCCCCGCCGGGTCTCAAAGGCGGAGCCTCGATCGAGCGGCCGGCGAGGACGACTCCCGTCCCTCGCAGAAGTCCGACGCTCCGGCTAGGGCGGCGGTGGGGAGCGTGGATGTAGCCGAGGGCGGCGGCGGGACCAAAGAGGAGAGCGGGCCTCGCCCTCGGCCGACGGCGGACTCCGGGGCGGCCGCCGAGCGGCCCCTGAACGCCGCGCCTTGTACCGTGTCCGCCCAGCCCGCGCTGCCTCAGGCGGCCGACGGTGTGAATGTAGCGAAGGGTCCAGGGAACGCCGCAGAGCCAAAGGCAGCCGCCGCTGTGAAGACTCCTCCCCTGCCGTCGAGCCGGCAGGACGGGGCCCCCTGCAACAACCGCCAAAATAACAGAGAGACCctcagtggtggtggagaggaggaggaggaggaggaggaggaggaggagtcgatggaggaagaggaggtcacCATCGGGCGGGACGGCTCGGCGCTGGGCCTGGCGCTCTCCCAGAGCCAGCTGCCCTCCCCTGAGccaatggaggaggaggaggaggaggaggagagtcggGGCGGGAAAGACGAAGGTGTCACTGCTGGCCTCCAGAAGTTGAGTGAAAGACATTCCCAGGCGTCCCAGCAGTCCAAGAGCGCCGGCTCGCAGCCCGCCTGCAGCAAAGTCTCCACCAATGGCCACCGGGTGCATCCTCAGACCAACGACTCGCAGGTGACTCCTGATAGGCTGTCCCAGAAGGATAGGGCGGGGCCTGAGGCAGACGGTCCCAAAGAGAAGAGCTTGAGTGACAGCTCTGGAG AAATTCCATTCAACTTCACCCTTCCTAAAGAGGGGGATCTGATTGGACCAGCTGTTGTAGCCACTCCCCCTCTGGTCAACCAGCTGAAGCAGACGCCTCGACACAGCACTCCCATTG AGATCAACTCGTTTTCAGAGAAGCCCCCCGCTGTGGGCGACGTCTCCGCGGGGACCAGCGACATCGTGGCCGAGGAGAGCGGGGAGGAGGGgccggagaaggaggggggcaaGCTGAGTCTGCGGATGAGGCTggtgaccccggtggaggagggcAGCTCGGAGCGCTTCAGCCTGCAGA agCCCTCACTATCGGAAGAGGACGCATCTGTCGTCAAGGTTACCACTGTTGCCAAGGCCGTTACCAG CTCGTCCGTGTTCAGTCGCGTCAGACAGGTCCACAGGCAGGTGGGGGCGACGGAGGAGGAGGCTcgcttcaccaccaccaccaccaccaccaccccctccaccag gtctgaCATCCATACCTCCCCACTGAGGAGCTCCCAGTCCTCTTCACTGGGCTGCAACAGCCTccccaacagccaatcagagccgtCCTCGTGCCCGAGTCAGGAAGCACTGGCCGACCCGCTGGCCAGAGCGGACACCGACCCCAAGGCGGGCGGTGTCGCAGCAGGCGTGGAGGGCCCCGGCCACACCCCGGGGCCCTCCACGCCGCACCGGCCGGGGGCCGCGCTCAGGACCGCCGGAACCCCGCAGAGCCGCTTCGACAACGCTGCCTTCCGCACTCCGTCCAGCAAG AGGACGATCTCTCAGCAGACCAGCTTCGACGGACCACTCCTTCGCTCCCCTACGGGCAGG CCCTACGCGGAGTCCCCCCCCTTCCAACGGGCCGCGGCCCCCTCCCACCGCAGACACGTGCGCACCACCCAGGAAGTGAGGACCACCGTCACCCGCATCATCACAGACGTGTACTACGAGGACGGCAAGGAGGTGGATCGCAAGGTCACCGAG GAGAACGAGGAGCCCGTGGTGGACTGCCAGGTGCTGGACAGTGACCTCTCCCCCTGCCGCACGGCCAGCTCCATGACGTCGGGGGACCTGGGCGACGTCAGCTCCCTGTCCTCTAAGCTCTCGGGGGGCACCACGGGCAGCGGCGGCACCTTCGCCATGCCCCCCAGCAGGGGTGGCCGGGCCTCCAG CCCCAGAAGGGGAGGCGGGCCACGGCCCCGGGGCCAGAGGGGTCAgagggcggggtcggctgcacAGAGGGACCGCGGCGAAGGCCCTCCGCTGGCCCCAGCCCTGGTCCCGCTACCCTCCAGAGGAAGGGCGAGGAGAGGCCGGCCACCGTCCCGCTCCTCCCTGACCAG GGGCGCGGCATGGAGCGCCATGCAGAGGGTGCCCGGCGCCGGCCCGCCGGGACAGCATCAGCTCTCGTCTTCGGAGGAGGAGCCGCCGCCGGCCTTCGCCCGCGTGCGCCTCCCCGTCAGCCCCCCGGACGCCGCGCCGCCCAGCCTCTCGGACTCGCTGCGGTCGTCCCCCGAGCAGGCCGGCTCggcgggcagcagcagcagcttcgTGGGGCTGCGCGTGGTCGCCAAGTGGTCGTCCAACGCCTACTTCTACCCGGGCCGCATCACCAAGGACGCGGGCGAGGGCCGCTTCGGCCTGCGCTTCGACGACGGCTACGAGTGCGAGGTGTCGGGCGGCGACATCCTGCTGTGCGACCCCGTGCCCGCGGGCACGGAGGTGACGgcgctgctggaggaggagtacttcagcgtgg GCGTGGTGAAGGGCCACAAGACAGAGGGCCAGGAGCTGTACTACAGCGTGGAGCGCGAGGGCCAGAGCCAGTGGCACAGCCGCAGCTCGGTCATCCTGTCCCTGGAGCAGGGCAACCGGCTGAGGGAGCAGCACAGCCTGGGGCCCTACGAGCCCGCCAGCCCGCTGGCCAAGGCCTCCGACATCAGCCTGG ACAACCtggtggaggggaagaggaggcgcAGGGGCGGCGCCGGGGGCCAGGGGACCCCCACGGCCATCTCCTCCGGCAACCCCCACACCCCGGGGCCCTCCGGGAAGAGGAAGCTGATGAGCTCCACGGAGGAGAGGACCCCCGCCAAGAGGGGGCGCCGCGGTGGCGGGGGGGGCAGAGCGG CTCAGCGCCCCGGCGTGTGCAACACGTCGGGCAGCGGCACGGATCTGCCGGCGGGCTCCGGGGACATGGAGGGGACTCACGGGCCCCTGCCCCAGAACGCCTCTCTCTTCCTGGGCTTCGCCTTCATGCTGACCGCCTCCTCCGAGACGGACCGCCTCACCAACAAGCTGGCAGGCAACGACGACGAAG AGTACGTGCAGACGGCCCCATATAACAAAGGCTACACCGAGTCTCAGCTGCAGGCAGGGGGAGGTTTCGTCCTCCTGGACTTCAACGAAGAACAG TGCAAGGCGGCCTACCAGAGCCTGCTGATCGCTGACCAGCACTGCCGCACCAGGAAGTACCTGCTGTGCGTGGCCAGCGGCGTGCCCTGCGTCTCGCACATCTGGGTGCGCGACTGCTGCAAGGACAACAAGCTGCTGAACTACAGGAACTACCTGCTGCCGGCTGGTGTGGGCCCCGACGAACAGATCGTGGAATG GCACCCGCGCTGCAAGCCCTTCGAGGCCCTGAAGGTGCTGCTGGTGTTCGGGGAGTCAGAGGAGCTGTGGGTCCAGCTGCTCACCCTTAGTGGAGCCCTGACCGTCCGACACTACCAGGCCGAGAAGGACGGCTCCG ACATCCCTGCGGGCAAGTTCGACGTGGTGGTGACGGACGGAGACTGCCCCCTGCCGGTGGAGAAGAGCGCTGCGTCCCAGAAGCTGCCGCTGGTGTCCGCCGAGTGGCTCATCCAGAGCCTGATCTGCGGCGAGCGGCTGGGCTACCGCGGCAAGCCCCAGTATCAACATGACTACTCGTCGTCAACGACAACAACATTGTCGTCGTCCACTTCATCGTAA